The genomic DNA TTCGACAGATTACAACTTCATCATGCAGTCACTACACAATATGATTGTTAATAGGTTTAAAGAACGAAATGAAACACACAAAAACCTGTTTGAATGGCAGGCATTAGTCGAAAATACTTACCAAAAAATCCTAAACAAAGAGGCCTCATTATTTGTTATTTATAATGAAGATGAGCCCATAGAGGTTTCATTAAATTATCATTTTGATAAAGTCTTATTTAGTTATATTTCATCATTTAATATTAATTATTCAAAGTTTGGATTAGGTCATATCGAAATATATAAGCAAATCGAATGGTGTGCCAATAACGCCTATAAGCTTTTTGAAATGGGTGTTGGAGGCATGGATTACAAAAGAAGGTGGAGCAATAATGTTTATAGATATAATCATCACGTGGTCTACAAGAATTCATCTTTCCAAGCAAAATTCCAAGCACAATTAATTATGATGAAAATCCGAATTAAAGAATTCCTTAAATCCAAAGGTTTAAACGAAATTTATCCAAAAATTAATAGATTTTTTACAAAGAAACAAGATAAGCAAAGTAATATTGCACTGTCTAAAATTAAAGTAATTAATGATCTAGACATGGCTAATCTTGAAGAAATACAACAAAATAAATTAGACGAAAAGGATTTTTTGCAAAAGTATATATACGATTTTTTATATACTACAACAGGGCATATTAATGATGTGAAGATATATAAATACACTACCGAACGTTCATTTTTAATTAAAGGTATAAAGAGCTATCAAAAAGTAACATGCCATGTTTAATTTTTATTTTAGCTATAGCATAATAAAATACCTCCTAATCAAAACGCTGTTTATCTTAAAACTCAGTAATAGAAAGAGAAAAGCAAATCAAAACTAATTACTTTTATATATTTGTCACCGCACAATTAATAGGTTAAAGCATAACCGGTTTTATGAAAAAGAAAATTATTCGAGTCACTACAGTTCCATTGTCGTTGAGTGGCTTGCTACAAGGACAATTAAAATTTATGTCTAACTATTTTGATATAGTAGCAGTATCATCAAAAGGAAAAGACAATGCATTAGCAAGAGTGTCGGCGTATGAAAATGTTCCAACCATAGCGGTTGAAATGACAAGAAAAATAACACCGTTTAAAGATCTTTTTGCTGTGTGGCAGCTCTATAAAGTGTTTAA from Flavivirga abyssicola includes the following:
- a CDS encoding GNAT family N-acetyltransferase encodes the protein MDKKNKIVIFPLLFRTPEINHLYKSIEYFGLNILNKNSEVLKNSIFTFRLVPEYFKFNLRDTTFRSKTIPQYNWGYSILLNTSDSIDAYMQRHFNSKKRNILTRYVKRLELCFNIKYSMFYGAISSTDYNFIMQSLHNMIVNRFKERNETHKNLFEWQALVENTYQKILNKEASLFVIYNEDEPIEVSLNYHFDKVLFSYISSFNINYSKFGLGHIEIYKQIEWCANNAYKLFEMGVGGMDYKRRWSNNVYRYNHHVVYKNSSFQAKFQAQLIMMKIRIKEFLKSKGLNEIYPKINRFFTKKQDKQSNIALSKIKVINDLDMANLEEIQQNKLDEKDFLQKYIYDFLYTTTGHINDVKIYKYTTERSFLIKGIKSYQKVTCHV